caaaatctttccactcaagatttgatttcatctttctcatatgcGAATTGCATACCGCAAAttcttatagtatttgacttctcaAAAGTTAAAATACTATTATTATGatctaatcaaaatatttgtacAACCATCATGAactcaacctttaagattgttgaaaaaaatttggatggtgcacaaattctcgttgatataaaataatttcaatatgaaattaacaataaaagaaataaaaagtagaGTATAGAACGATCTCACAATATGCTATAGAATTACGCAAGTGCGTTgttcttaaaggttgattcgtgtcTCCCGGAGTATGTAACTCGGTgagatcggatcctttgacacacaacctcccaggattagactatagcgtctatcttcgttaaggacgcacttccaaataaTGAAGAGTATAGAACGAGCCAATTGTCAAAGTTGATGAGGaacttcaaaatattatttgtagaaaaaaccaataatatagCATATGGCTTTATGCCATGAAACAAGTGTTTTGCAACACACTATACGGCCTTAGCCTTAGATAGAAAATAAgtgattttttcttctatctctcATATCCTTACTTACCTTCAatgtattagtatatatatatatatatatatatatatatatatataagtattgGAAAGCATGTCATAAAGgaagtctaatttttttttttttgacatgtccgcacaagaggggggagggggattcgaactagtgacctccactttattaagtgtggtcccagccgattgaactacctcttggggactgtcaaaacaatatttaatgaCTTGTAAACAACAATAATGACCAAACGGTTACAAATCAAAAATGATTAAAgctgatttttttcctttcccataaaaactcatgaaaatgatatcaaataataaaatattttcaaatgactgaaaaattaatgtttataacaaatattacaacaaatCATTCCCAACATCCGATCATTAATCTATGAAgaatattaaacataatttcaacaacacaataaaaatattaagtttCACCCATAGCCCTAGCTAAAAAGATTAGCCACTCATAATCATGAAAACAAATTCCATGatcaaaatgctaaacattaaacacaacaaaaggaaaataaaaactaaggaAAGAAAATAGTGCTACTAGCTGAATGGAGGAGAAGTCACCCCAGCTTCAAACCTCCTCCTTTTAAAGCATTCACATTGAGCTCTATATTTTTGgcttttctctaaaattttaacaaaattcataaaACTTGCCATTTATAACAAATTCTTCGCTCAATGTTAATTTTAACTTCATTTTTTCATGCTCTTCAAATATAATGAGTTCAAAagtgaaagtttttttttttttttttttttctctctctctctctttcatacTTCTTGCTCCCCTTTCACTTGATCTCCCCCTTCTTCTTTCGCTGCAGATGGCCgtaaaagaagataaaatttGGTTTCCTTTGGCTTCCACGTGAAAAGGTAGAGAATCTTGAAAGAAGTCTTTTGCTTCTATGTATTttctgaaggaaaaaaaaaaaaaagaacaaaacattaTTCTGTAGCTGATCGATTGCTTTTTTGTGTGCTGTTTTTTGTAACACCCATCCATTGCCTAGAAgtattgattttcttcttctgctttgtctcctttcttctttctttcattgATGGCCTTAAAAAGCTAAACAAAAGTGGCCCACGTGATGGGTTGCAGCTGGAGAAATATTGCAGAAGTTGTACTCCTTGGCCacgttttttttctttgcaatcAAAATCCAAAATGCCTCATGATAAGCTGGAAAATGCAAATGCTTTGATACATCAATCCGCAATTCTcctgtttttttaaaaagataatttcaGCAACTCCTACAAAAATAATTCAGCTTAAGATTAGTAATTAGACAATGCTCCACCATTAACTATAAAACGCAAGAATTTGTGCAAAATAAGGTATGATCATGAttgctttaacaaaaaaattatcacattTAAGCTATTATTAACTGAGCAATCTTTGTTCAAGGCTCTCAGTAAACTCGTAGTAGGAATTAATGCTcatcttttgttgtttgttgtgCTCTTCGCGTTCTTCGTGTTCTTCAAGAGCTTCTGAATTTCTTTATGTTCTTGAAGTTCTTGTTGAACTTCAAGATCTTTAAATAGTTGAGGAATTAACTCTTCTATCAAATCTTTTCTTTGATGACTAAACATAACTGTGAGTGTGGTCtcacaaaattttttcttatgtactaaaaaaaaaaaactataagcaAAACTTAGAGAGAAAAGTCCCTAGGCCGTGTATTACTCTTGTGGGGAGAGAGTTGTATGTTTTTGCTTCACAATGGAACCTCTATTTATAATACTAGGATCATGAGAAAAGTAGGAAAGAAAACCATGTGGGACTGAGATTAGAAATCCTAGTCCTACACAAAATCAGCCAAAGGAGGAAAAAGACCACCCTTGCCCTTGTGTTGCACGGCCATGGGGACAAAAAAGTTCTTCCCATGGTTTTAACCCTAGCCCACTCCCACGTATTTACTTGCATGGGTTTAGGTTTTATCCTCAAGCTCAATACACGTTTGACTCAACTTTGGCCTTGCGAATTAATTCCATTGCGCCCAAAGCTCATGCCCAAGCCTATAAGAATTAAATTCCTAAGCTCAATGCTCTTTTAATTCTTAAGCCTATCGAAATTAAATCTTAAGCTCACAGCTCTATTTAATTCTCGAGCCCAATTGTCTCCAATTAGCCACTTAGATTATAAATCTCTTGGCCCATGTtttatcaaaatcaaacaacccgaataaataaatatgtaattagTGCCCGATATAAATGTTAGTCAATTTACATCAGCTCAAAGAGGGACCTAGGGAAAAAAGACTATTAGCTCCAATAGCCCTATGACTATGCCTTCCTTGACCATATCACTTATTTTGTGACTGCACTCtaataaatattttctatttagtCAATTAATCTTCATAGTGTACTTATTAATTACATATTACTCCTCCATATAATCATTACGTAGTCAAACCAAAGTTAATGTACTATCACTTTGTTCACTACCTATTTCCTAACCGGCCACTACCAAAATCCATCCAGTCTTTCATGCGTCTCAAATCAAACCAAAGTTGTGATCTACTACTTCTGCCATTCCAAAGATGCCACCAGTGGAGCCTAAAGGTGTCATCCAGCCTGAACCAATTGAGGTGTTGGCTCGGTGGACTAATCAGAAAAACAATTTATTCTGTCACTGAATTGTTGATCAAATGGGCAGGGCAGACAGCTGATGATGCAACATGGGAAGAATTCTTTTAAAGTGGAAGGTATTCTCACAAGCTATGCAAGATGTGAGTGGAAGGAAGGAGATATACAACTGGCAGAAGATATTCTGGAAGAGTGACGTGTGTGTGTTTGTTATAACTGAATTGGTTTGTTACTTCTGTTGGCGCTATGTACTTTTCccttaaaatatatttcacagaACACCTTGAAATGATTCAAATGCAAGAGAAACAGGGAAAGCCCTAGTAGAATTAAGCCACATTAAGGCacagagagagagtgtgtgacTGTTTTCAACAACAAATTGTATTCCCTCCAAGAAGCATCACTACTTTCCATGAAAGAAAAATCACATTCCACCAATTTAGTCTTACAAATGAGACCATAGCAATATAATAAACTCCTGCTTTTACAAAATTGAATCGAGGTTGTTTATTGGTAAATTCAGGTAGAATCTGATACTGTAGCGCCCTCCTCCTCGGCGGTCTTGCTTGTTTCATGCCCTTCCGATGACTCTACTTGATCAGACTTTGCAGGCCCTGGACCAGCTGATACCTTTACCATTGACGGACGCAAGAGTCTATCGCCAAGCTTGAAGCCTTTGCGAAATTCTTCAATAACGATATCTTCTTCATATTCATCGGAATCCCCACGCATAATTGCTTCATGCAGCTTTTCCCCcccacaaagaaaaagaaaatgaatgttAGAATAACTGCCCAAATTTTTGGTCTTCACAAAACTATTTTGTGTTTAAGATCAACATCTCAAAACAGAAAGTGTCACCCTTTTTATAACCCAACAATATTAAGGTCCCATCAGGTATTTCATTCTAACAATACAAACTGAATATCACACACAACAGTTGTGTGTTTTGAGTACATATTCTATGCAAACATGTCATTTACATAAACTCACCGAGTCGGCTCAAATCAATCAAAGACCTGGTTTCCGTTAAAAGCGCATCCAGGTCTTCGTGAAACTTGAATAGACTTGATTAAGTATTTGAAAAAGTTCATCAAGTACACGATTGGATTTCAAGCCAACTCGGTAGCTTACCTGCATCAAGCTAACAATCAGATATGGACACTCATTATGCAAATTGATAAATAGAGCTATGATTTCGGGTATGAATTTGTTGGTCAATAGGACATATCATGCTCATCAGGAAGAATCTTACACTTCCTGAATATTGTAATGGCAGATTGCCTCTATTAGTACACTAATCTAACATAGATTATGCCTCTTCGCTAATGTCTTAATCCATCAGTTAAATCTGTTGTTTCCTCTCCAATACCTATTCTTACTGTTAAAATTTCTCTACATTAGATAAAGAAATAAGAGTCCCACAAAGGATAATAGAAGTTCATGCATCATATAAGCCTTTCAACTAAATGCTACAAGTCAGCAGAGCTAAATAACTCACCAATGGATCAAAGGGGTTCCCAACTGTCTCAACTGGAACTACACCAAGCGAGCTCAGTATCTCCATGAACTGCTTATATATGCTTTGATAGCTACTGTTGATCTTCTCTTCCCCATCAGTCTCTACTTTAATCTGGGCTTTAGCTCTCTCAAAATTGTCCAATACAGGCAACAAACTCTCCACAACTTCCCCCTGAGCATTTGTTAATAGTGAAACCCTTTCCCTCTCTGTCCTCTTCCGAAAATTGTCAAAATCTGCACTAATCCTAAGAATTCGAGCCTTCTCTGTTGTCAGTTCTTCAGACAAATCAGTTACTTTCCTTTCAAGGGTAGTTTTCCCATCTTCGACAGATTTTAACAAAGATTCTATTTCAGCAACTCTGGATTCATCATTGCTGGCTAAAGCTTCTTTGTACGATTGGAGTAAAGATATGACCACTGAAGGAGGTACCTCTTCGGCACCAGTAACATCATCACTTGTAACATCTTCATTGCGATCAGCACCATCCAAAATGTCCTGTTACAGAAATCTATTAGTGAAACATACAAGGAAATTGGAATTAGTTACTAAAACTTTTCAGAAATTGTCAAAGGTCTGTGTGCTCATAACTCCAAAGTGCCAAATCAAGTAAAAACTATCAAGTTACTAATTAATCCAAGTATATGGTTGAAAAGAATACTAGTCCTagattaccaaaaactcatttaATATTGACTTGACATTTACAATAGTAATGGACAGGGACATGCTAATCACTCAGTTGACTTTAGGTTCAACCAATATTGTCAAAAAATGAGGCTTAGAGTATTGAAGAAGCAAGACAAGCTAACATATAGTTCATGCACTGGACAATGGCAGCAATAGTTGTGGGTGTACAGCAAGAGTTTAAATAAGTAATAAAAGAGAATAGTATAAAACGGAATAGAATATTTAGTCTCGACTTTTTGCCTGAAATGCATAAAATCTTCAAGAGCCTCGATAAAGATAAGAACAATGAAAGCAGAAatcatcaaaagaaaagaacaaaaaaaaaatcaatggtacAAACATCAATTCAAAGGATGTAATAGGAAAATCTCCAATAAACAGACAAACCcttattcttataaaattttaaaaaaataataataataataaccctCTAATACATGTAGAGATACTCAACAAAGTCAATTTAACTAAACGTCCAATTGATTGTGTCAGCTCAGTGAatcttatataaattaattgagGAGAGGTAcatgtttcttttttccccaTTCCACTATTTTAAGGCCACAATCTCTCATGACTTTTGTGTTTATTATATCCTTCTTTAATTACTCCATCCATGTTATTTGGCAAAAACCTATTCTTATTCTTAAGTTCTCAATCCAACTAGCTTTGAACAGACGCCATACTATCACCCCAATCTTTTTGCTCCTTTAACATGAATCAAATGACTCTTTCTCACTTGCGCATTCATAAGTCAACATTGCATGTGGCCAACCATGTCATTTCCTCATGAAGTCACTACCCACCGTTGGAGGGACATTCTtcatttcttatttaatttctattcatacaccttaacatttttcattttagttatACCATTGTATAAGCATGTTGATTCTTATTCGCCCTACTTTTTGTATCATAAGGCCTAACTAGTCCTGTAAAAAGTTTCCAACTTAATGCAGATTATAGGATTAAGGGATAATGCAGATTGACAGGATTCTCAGTGTGGTCAAGGGATAATGCAGATTTGGTAGTATCTCATTTATTGTTCATTGATGACACACTGATCTTTTGTGGTGCGCAGTCTGAGCAAATTCTTCATTTGCAGTTTATCCTCTTGTGCTTTGAAGCAATGTCGGGTCTGAGAATCAATTTCGGAAATCCAAACTTGTTGCTATAGGAGTTGTGGGAGATGTAATCAATTTGGCGAATATTCTTGGGTTTAGAGTTGCctctttgcctatgaagtatttgggtttgCCGTTGGGCGCCTCGTATAAAGCTAGGTCTATTTGGAATGGTGTTATTGAGCAAATAAATCGTTGGTTGGCTGGTTGGAAGAAACTGTATTTGTCAAAGGGAGGACGTTTAACCTTACTTAAAAGTACATTGTCTAACCTTCCAACATATCGTTTATTTCTCTTTCCTATTCCAGTGGGAGTggctaggggtgtaaacgagccgaacTTGGGCGAGCTTTGCTTGTCCAAGCTCAGCTCATTTAAGTTTATGCCAGGCTTGAACTCGACACGAGCCTCAAACCAGTGTTCGAGCTCGGCTCATCAAGGTTGGTTCCATGTTCTAGCTCGAGTATTTTGGCCAAAACCCACATAAGAACACATCATACGACCTCTCAAACCGAATAGCATATACCTCGAAATCTCAACCTAAATCAAACCTAAGTGAAATCTCACCCAAACAATGTGATTTTCGTGCTTTATATACAATGGGTGTAAAGAAAACACAAAGTAAAAACCCATGATCAGAAACCCTCGACCATATCTCTCCCTACGTctcagtctctctctcaatctctgcATTTCGATCTCTCCTCGACGTGCATGCGGCGGTTCGGCACTCACATTTTtgtaatcaattaaaaaatcaaaccttgTTTTAGTGTGTAGTAATGTGTGTGTGAAAGAAGAAGTTACAGTAAAAAGaagtgaataaaaaatttaaagaaataaatggAAGAGGTAGAAGAAGTAATCGAGGATCATGTGTTTGATGGGGCCTAGATCTCAAGGCAAACGAGGCAATGTGTGGAATAGCCTtggaatgaaaaatgaaaagctaTTTAAGTAGGACTATTACAAAAACGCAGCTGAGttttactttgatttttatcttttgttaattaatatttgaccCCTTATTTAATTTAACTACATCATACTtttacaaataattatttaccacatcaatatatatatatatatatcacgagcttagccgagtcgagccgagcttgcttcgtttaatatttgagctaAGATTTGTATTCACGAAACGCTTGTTCAATATTCGAGTCAAGCACGAGCCaagcttatacgagccgatcCCGAGCGAGTGGCTTGCTCTCTTACCACCCTTAGGAGTGGCTAAGCTCGAGAAACTCCCAAAGGGATTTTTATGTGGGGTGGTATGAGGGATGAGGCAAAAATACACTTAGTAAATTGGAAGCAGGTTTGCAGGCCGTTACAAACGGGAGGGCTAGGTGTTCGGAATTTGGTTCAGTTTAATAACGCTTTATTGGAGAATTGGTTGTGGTGGTATGCTATGGAGAGTGAGGCATTATGGAAAATGGTAGTCACATGCTCACTGCTCACAACTAAGTATGATAATCTAAGGGTGGTTGGTGTTCGAAGGAGGTTATTGGGACATATAGAGTGCATGTatggaaactttttttttttttttttttttatgacggggaacctctccaaggcagggcccttcgaaCCCACCCTTGCAGAGTAAACCCTGGTCCCATACACCGCACTCTCGaaagtttccctacacggaacTGATTAAACCGCTGGCTTTTCACCAAGAGGTGTGGCCCCAATGAATTGTTTacacccatgaggtgttgaaccttggaccttaaAGGGAGCAAACCCCAAaaccaaggcctccaccacatgggccaaccccttggggttagaAACATATTAGAAGAGGGTGGGGCACTTTTTCCACTTTTGTTCATTTGAGGTGGGGATGGGATCTAAAGTACTTTTTGGCATGATACTTGTTGTGAtgacaaaccattgaagcaTGTTTTTCCATCCATTTTCAGTATTTGCTCGATACAAAGATGCATGGGTGGCAGATAACTTTCAATGGAATGTGGGGGTTATTGAGTAGAATGTTATTTTTATGCAACCCATCCAGAATTGGGAGATGGAGTTGGTTTTAGCATTCTTTGCGCGGCTGTATTCTTTCAAGATTCATCATGGAGAGTTGGATCAGATTAGGTGGAGCCCTTCCAAGAGGGGTCATTTTGAGGTAAAGTCATTCTAAAAGGTGTTATCGAGcccttggaagagcatatgGTGAGTAAAGGCTCCATCGAGGGTGGCATTTTTTGGGTGGACAGCAGCTCTCTAAACAATATTGACCCATGATCACCTACCCAAGAGGCATATTGTGGTAGTTGAGTGGTGTTGTATGCGCAAAAAGAGTAGGTAGTCCATTGATCATCTTTTGCTTCATTGCGAAGTGGCAGGCGCATTGTGGAATTACATCTTTACATTGTTTGGGATAGAGTGGGTTATGTCAAGACGGATATTGGACTTGTTGACATGCTCGGGTGGTTCAGTTGGGTGTGGTCTAAATAAGTTAGTGTGGAGGATGGCCCCATTGTGcgtaatgtggtgtatttggagggaaagaaacacATGGACTTTTGAGGATGTTGAGCTTTCGATGGTCGAGCTATGAAGGAATATGATTAATATGTTGCATATGTGGATGGTAGCACAACATCGAGCGGATGTTCCTACGTTAGCAGctttcatgaattttttttattcttctcccTATTAAGGGTTCATCTtttgtatactccatgtgtactAGAGTTACACCTAGGGGTGTAAACAAGCTGAGCTTgggctgtccaggctcggctcgtttatttttGAGTCAGGCTGGAGCTCAAGCTCGAGTCGAGCCTGACTTCgctgctcgagctcgagctcgtctaTTTCAAAGCATAGAAATCaatgaaacaagaaaaagattgaaaaggaaaatgaaaagctcACCTTAACCATTCTCttataacatcttttttttgtttaatcaatcTCTTATAACATCATCAGCATCCATTAATGTTGTTTGCTTGTTTGATAAGATTTGAACATTAAATATTATACCTTTCTTAATCCATCGTTTTCACTTCAACCGTTACGGCTATGGacaaagttatttaaaattaaatatttcttcttttcaaaaatatttacacatttttctgggcaaccaaacaaacacatcaaacggcaaaaccccaaaccacccaccacccaagaagaaacggagaaaaaaataacccaaaaagagaagaaaaacccacaaatcttatcacctcctccgcctTCGATCCGCGGCGTACTGCGAGAGTGAAATGACCTCCAAGAGCGGTGTGGACAGCGGGGTTAGCAACGGCAAGTTCCTGAAAACTGGGCACGAGCCATTCAGCTTCAGCCAAGCATcgaggtgtgtggttgctgcggtggtggtggtggttgctgttgGGGGCACTGGGGGAGT
Above is a genomic segment from Corylus avellana chromosome ca9, CavTom2PMs-1.0 containing:
- the LOC132161973 gene encoding uncharacterized protein LOC132161973 isoform X1; this encodes MATVLKTPTIRVALPPRPTTTASSKSEKPFCVSFRQSTPKHSRLSSLCFSRIPSLRFVKFVPFASSGETETTDTQEEVQQPQQAEDILDGADRNEDVTSDDVTGAEEVPPSVVISLLQSYKEALASNDESRVAEIESLLKSVEDGKTTLERKVTDLSEELTTEKARILRISADFDNFRKRTERERVSLLTNAQGEVVESLLPVLDNFERAKAQIKVETDGEEKINSSYQSIYKQFMEILSSLGVVPVETVGNPFDPLLHEAIMRGDSDEYEEDIVIEEFRKGFKLGDRLLRPSMVKVSAGPGPAKSDQVESSEGHETSKTAEEEGATVSDST
- the LOC132161973 gene encoding uncharacterized protein LOC132161973 isoform X2, with product MATVLKTPTIRVALPPRPTTTASSKSEKPFCVSFRQSTPKHSRLSSLCFSRIPSLRFVKFVPFASSGETETTDTQEEVQQPQQAEDILDGADRNEDVTSDDVTGAEEVPPSVVISLLQSYKEALASNDESRVAEIESLLKSVEDGKTTLERKVTDLSEELTTEKARILRISADFDNFRKRTERERVSLLTNAQGEVVESLLPVLDNFERAKAQIKVETDGEEKINSSYQSIYKQFMEILSSLGVVPVETVGNPFDPLVSYRVGLKSNRVLDELFQILNQVYSSFTKTWMRF